The Lactuca sativa cultivar Salinas chromosome 2, Lsat_Salinas_v11, whole genome shotgun sequence genome includes a window with the following:
- the LOC111887732 gene encoding ras-related protein RABA5e: protein MDSSDDEGEEYLFKVVIIGDSAVGKSNLLSRYSKNEFNMHSKSTIGVEFQTQTMEIDGKEVKAQIWDTAGQERFRAVTSAYYRGAVGALIVYDISRSTTFDSVTRWLEELKTHSDTTVVRMLVGNKCDLGNIRAVSVEDGKKLAENEGLFFMETSALDSTNVKTAFELVIKEIYNNVSRKVLNSDSYKSELSMNRVTLDNRGDDDGSKQNQSRSSCCS, encoded by the exons ATGGACTCATCGGACGATGAAGGAGAGGAGTATCTGTTCAAAGTAGTGATAATCGGAGATTCAGCTGTCGGCAAATCAAATCTGCTCTCCAGATACTCCAAGAATGAATTCAACATGCATTCTAAATCCACCATCGGAGTCGAATTTCAAACTCAAACCATGGAGATCGACGGCAAGGAGGTTAAGGCTCAGATTTGGGACACCGCCGGTCAAGAACGCTTCCGCGCCGTCACCTCCGCTTACTACCGCGGTGCTGTCGGTGCGCTCATCGTTTACGATATCTCCCGTAGCACTACTTTCGATAGCGTCACCAGATGGCTTGAAGAACTCAAAA CTCATTCGGATACAACAGTGGTGAGGATGCTGGTTGGGAATAAATGTGATTTGGGGAATATTCGAGCTGTAAGCGTTGAAGATGGGAAAAAACTTGCTGAAAACGAAGGGTTGTTCTTCATGGAAACATCTGCACTTGATTCAACTAACGTGAAAACAGCTTTCGAGTTGGTGATTAAAGAGATCTACAACAATGTTAGCAGGAAAGTATTGAATTCTGATTCGTATAAATCTGAATTGTCCATGAATAGGGTAACCCTTGATAATAGGGGTGACGATGATGGATCAAAGCAAAATCAAAGCAgatcctcttgttgttcttga